Sequence from the Candidatus Rokuibacteriota bacterium genome:
GAAAATCCGTGCGATGCGCGTGTCGAGCCCGTGGAAGCGGTGGTAGGCCATCGTCATGGCCTCGGCGAAGCGCTTGGCCTCGTCGTACACCCCCCGTGGTCCCACCGGGTTCACGTTCCCCCAGTACTCCTCCCGCTGCGGGTGCAAGAGCGGGTCGCCATAGACCTCCGAGGTGGAGGCCAGGAGGAACTTGGCCCCCTTCTCGCGCGCGAGCCCGAGCGCCTTGTGGGTGCCGAGCGCCCCTACTTTCAGCGTCTGGATGGGGTGCTGCTGGTAGTCCACGGGGGACGCCGGGCTCGCGAAGTGGAGCACGTAGTCCACGGGGCCGGCCACGTAGATGTAGTTCGTCACGTCGTGCTTCGCGAACGTAAAGCGCGGGTCTCGGATGTGAGCGATGTTCTCGACGGTCCCGGTGAGGAGGTTGTCCATGCAGACCACCTCGGCGCCCTTGGCCAGGAGCCAGTCGCAGAGGTGGGAGCCGATGAAGCCCGCGCCCCCGGTGACCAGGACCCGCATCACCCTCGGAGGGGGGCTCCGTCCCCCTTCCGATTCCTCCCCCCGGAGCTTGCGCGGGCAAAGCCCGCGCTCGAGATGCGCTCCGTTGTCGTCAGAGCAATCGGCACAGGCCTACGCCGGGA
This genomic interval carries:
- a CDS encoding SDR family oxidoreductase, coding for MRVLVTGGAGFIGSHLCDWLLAKGAEVVCMDNLLTGTVENIAHIRDPRFTFAKHDVTNYIYVAGPVDYVLHFASPASPVDYQQHPIQTLKVGALGTHKALGLAREKGAKFLLASTSEVYGDPLLHPQREEYWGNVNPVGPRGVYDEAKRFAEAMTMAYHRFHGLDTRIARIFNCFGPRIRLNDGRAIPTFITQALSGRPITVYGDGSQTRSFCYIDDMVDGIWRLMQSSVTDPVNIGNPQEMTLLELAKRILTLSGSSSEIVFRPLPVDDPKVRQPDITRARTLLGWKPAVELDEGLRRTIEWFRQQLQQR